A window of the Lactobacillus gasseri ATCC 33323 = JCM 1131 genome harbors these coding sequences:
- the glmU gene encoding bifunctional UDP-N-acetylglucosamine diphosphorylase/glucosamine-1-phosphate N-acetyltransferase GlmU → MNKYVVILAAGKGTRMKSQLYKVLHKVCGKTMVEHVVNAAKGTNPDKIITVVGNGADSVKDVLAGQSDFAFQEQQLGTGDAVLAASDLLENLDGSTLVATGDTPLFTAETFNNLFKKHEESGNSATVLTAKAPNPFGYGRIIRDEDGNVLRIVEQKDGTPEELAVDEINTGVFCFDNKELFKALKQVGNDNAQGEYYLTDVLEIMRKAGHKVGAYEMPDFSESLGVNDRIALAQATKIMQRRINEEHMKNGVSFIDPDTAYIDSDVKIGNDTVIEGNVVIKGNTEIGSDCYITNSSRIVDSKIGNHVTITSSTLQEAQMDDNTDIGPNSHLRPKAVIRKGAHIGNFVEIKKAEIGENSKVGHLTYVGDATLGKDINIGCGTIFSNYDGVKKFHTNVGDHSFIGAGATIIAPVNIADHSFVAADSTITKDVARYDMAIARGRQTNKPDYWHKLPLSKDKEWE, encoded by the coding sequence ATGAATAAGTATGTTGTTATCTTAGCTGCTGGAAAAGGTACCCGCATGAAGTCCCAACTTTACAAGGTATTACACAAGGTTTGCGGTAAAACTATGGTAGAGCATGTGGTGAATGCTGCTAAGGGCACTAATCCAGATAAGATTATTACTGTAGTTGGAAATGGTGCAGATAGCGTTAAAGATGTTTTAGCAGGTCAATCAGACTTTGCGTTTCAAGAACAACAATTAGGTACTGGCGATGCTGTACTGGCAGCTAGTGATTTGTTAGAAAACTTAGATGGCTCAACTTTAGTTGCTACTGGGGATACGCCATTATTTACTGCCGAAACTTTTAACAACTTATTTAAAAAGCATGAAGAAAGTGGAAATAGCGCAACTGTTTTAACTGCAAAAGCTCCAAACCCATTTGGTTACGGCCGCATTATTCGTGACGAAGATGGAAATGTTTTAAGAATCGTTGAACAAAAAGATGGTACGCCAGAAGAATTAGCTGTAGATGAAATTAATACTGGTGTCTTCTGTTTTGATAATAAAGAGTTATTTAAGGCTTTAAAACAAGTTGGCAACGACAACGCTCAGGGTGAATATTACTTAACTGATGTTTTAGAAATTATGCGTAAAGCTGGTCATAAAGTTGGTGCATATGAAATGCCTGATTTTAGTGAAAGCCTAGGAGTTAATGATCGAATTGCCCTTGCTCAGGCCACTAAGATTATGCAAAGAAGAATTAATGAAGAACACATGAAAAATGGCGTTTCCTTTATTGATCCAGATACAGCATATATTGATAGTGACGTTAAAATTGGTAACGACACTGTTATTGAAGGAAACGTTGTTATTAAAGGAAACACTGAAATTGGTAGTGACTGCTATATCACTAATAGTTCAAGAATAGTTGATTCTAAGATTGGTAATCATGTTACTATTACTTCTTCAACTCTTCAAGAAGCTCAAATGGATGATAATACTGATATTGGACCTAATTCTCACCTTCGTCCAAAGGCGGTTATTAGAAAAGGTGCTCATATCGGAAACTTTGTTGAGATCAAGAAGGCTGAAATTGGTGAAAATAGTAAAGTGGGACACTTAACCTATGTTGGGGATGCTACTTTAGGTAAAGACATTAATATTGGCTGTGGTACTATTTTCTCTAACTATGATGGTGTGAAGAAGTTCCATACTAACGTGGGCGATCATTCATTTATTGGTGCTGGTGCTACAATTATCGCTCCAGTTAATATTGCTGATCATTCATTTGTTGCTGCTGATTCAACTATTACTAAAGACGTTGCACGCTATGATATGGCAATTGCTAGAGGAAGACAAACTAATAAACCTGATTACTGGCATAAGTTACCACTCTCAAAAGATAAAGAATGGGAATAA
- the purR gene encoding pur operon repressor, with protein sequence MKRSERLVDMVKYLLARPHTLIALPFFADRYGAAKSSISEDLAILRQTLANDQNGILETVAGAAGGVRYIPFVGKKEATNYLHDLADRIEDPDRILPGNFVYLSDILGSPQDLQQIGQLIATKYAYSNVDYVMTIETKGIAIAQAVSRFLNVPFVMVRRRPKITEGSTISVNYVASSSERVEKMELAKRLLPEGSNVLIVDDFMKGGGTLTGMEELVKEFKGTVAGMCVLCETKYASQKVVDDYQSLIKITEVDRTKKLIKVRPGNFLEQTDFNRFPK encoded by the coding sequence ATGAAACGTTCAGAAAGATTAGTTGATATGGTTAAGTATCTTTTAGCTCGCCCTCATACTTTGATTGCATTGCCATTTTTTGCAGATCGTTATGGCGCAGCTAAATCTTCAATTTCAGAAGACTTGGCAATCTTGCGTCAAACTTTAGCTAACGATCAAAATGGCATTTTAGAAACTGTAGCAGGAGCTGCTGGTGGAGTGAGATACATTCCTTTTGTTGGAAAAAAAGAAGCTACTAACTATCTTCATGATTTGGCTGACCGTATCGAAGATCCTGATCGTATTTTACCCGGTAATTTTGTTTACTTATCTGATATTTTAGGATCACCACAAGATTTGCAACAAATCGGACAATTAATTGCAACTAAATATGCTTATAGCAATGTTGATTATGTAATGACAATTGAAACTAAAGGGATTGCTATCGCGCAGGCAGTTAGTCGCTTTTTAAATGTACCATTTGTGATGGTTAGAAGAAGACCTAAGATTACTGAAGGATCAACAATCTCAGTTAACTATGTTGCTTCGTCAAGTGAACGAGTTGAAAAAATGGAATTAGCTAAAAGATTACTTCCAGAAGGAAGCAATGTATTAATTGTCGATGACTTCATGAAGGGTGGCGGCACCTTAACTGGGATGGAAGAATTAGTTAAGGAATTTAAGGGAACAGTTGCTGGAATGTGCGTCCTTTGTGAAACAAAATACGCTTCGCAAAAGGTCGTAGATGATTATCAATCATTGATTAAGATTACTGAAGTTGACAGAACTAAAAAGTTAATTAAAGTGCGGCCAGGTAATTTCTTAGAGCAGACAGACTTCAATCGTTTTCCAAAATGA